The stretch of DNA ctacaggccgcccctctaagtggataggctacagcagtagaagtctaaaaaataagtcgaataaatacctaataaagtgctcggtaagTGTATATCGTATCAGAGCTTTCAATGAATTTTAAGATCTTAAAAGAAAACTGTAGATATTTGAACCTGGCAGGTCACTGGTTGATCTtacaaaacaaagtttttagGACTTTTGTGATTCGGTATCCTCCcttatattattacattatattattataaaccCCAGCTTGTTGCTTCTGTGTTGTGTTGACTTCAGGCATCCAGGCCAAAGACTTCTGGGGTCCACCGAAGGTCACAGGTCGTGAGAGTGAATCTAAAACTATATGCTGTGGCTATGATGAAGACTTCACCAGCAATGAAAAATACTGGTGCAGAGGGGAACGTTTTTGGTCGTGCACCCCCGTGGTGACAAGTTCCTCCCCGAGAAACGGAAGAACCTCTCTCTCGGACAAGACAAGACAGTTTTGTATCACCATAAAAGACCTTACAGTGGATGATAGTGGGCCGTATTGGTGTGCCATCGACATCCGGGGATCCGATAGACGTGTTCCAGTCTCAATCACCGTCAAACCAGGTAGGTGCTGGCTAATGTGGTGCTGATGAAGTGTACTTCAGTCATCGGCCATTGTAAAAGAGCCTATTTCTATTACGTTTGACAAACATTAGCGGTATCTGAAGTATCTTCTCATCAGACCCCCCAATCACTTTCACTGACTCCTGATTGTCAGTGGACTGAATCTGATTTTGCTAATGGCAATGAATTTAATgaattcttttacatttttggagGTGACCGAATTGCAATATTATGCAAAAGATAGACAAGGAattaaaaattatataattataatctTGTGTTGATTTTTATTGTTactttcaaacactttatagTAACGTATTACTGACACATACGGTACTGCATTTGTCCGTTAATGCCAACAGGGGGAATTTGGTGACATCCGCATATCGTGTCTGAGAACCAGTTGAGTTGTGACGTTCATGGATGTAACCTGTCCCCAACTATCTCCTAGCAGTGAGGCCAGTGGCCCCAAAACCAGAGAAAAGTACAGAGAACCCCACAAAAAAACCAGCGACGACCAGCCCCTCTGTGGGTCCCATGGTGACCAGCGCCGAGACTACCGCAGCAACTGGGTCCCCGGTCAGCCCGAAAAACCCAACCAGGTAAAGTAcatctgtttttttaatgtcgGTCTCCATAGTCCTCCTGTCTCAGATACTTGGAAGAAGTCACCACATGATACACCATTACAGCGCATGGAGGTGTGTAACAACCAATAATGCAATAACTGACCGATAATATAATAACTGACCGATAACTGACAGAGTGGTCAGACTCTGGCTAACCCACATAACGCACTGTGCCTTGTTTATGCATAGGGCACAGCCTGCCAATCGTCACACAGGGAACAGTCTgtcaaatatatacagtgagtCTGTAGGTATTTGGAGAGTGATACAATCTGGGCTGTAAAAAATGTACTAATGGACTTCACACAGTGCGTTTGAGCTGTGCTAATGGACTTCACACAGTGCGTTTGAGCTGAGCTAATGgacttcacacagtgtgtttgagctgtgctaatggacttcacacagtgtgtttgagctgtgctaATGGACTTTACacagtgtgtttgagctgtgctaATGAACTGCACAGTACCCATTAGCACAGTGTGGTCGCCacagtgtgtttgagctgtgctaATGGACTTTACACAGTGTATTTGAGCTCTGCTAATGgacttcacacagtgtgtttgagctgtgctaATATAATTCACACAGTGAGTTTAAGCTGTGCTAATGACCTACACAGTGTCCATTATCACAGTGTGGTCTGCACAGTGTATTTGAGCTGTGCTAATAgacttcacacagtgtgtttgagctgtgctaATGGccttcacacagtgtgtttgagctgtgctaatggacttcacacagtgtgttttgaGCTGTGCTGTGACCTACCCTGCTCCTGTTTCAGCTGGAGGGGCACATTGACCATCCTGGGCGCCTCCGTGGGCATTCTGCTCCTCGTCCTGTGTCTAGCCTGCGCCATCAACCAAGCCTGCAGACAGCGAGCATGTGAGTGCGTCAGGGAAAACCCTCTGTTGCTGCAATAGCGTAAAGTCTGGTCCATGCTTCATCCGGCAGCCTCTGTACGGAGGGGCCTCGCGCTGGGCCTGGAGATTCCCACGCCGGCGGAGGGGCCACGCAAAAGCAGAAACGGAGACTCCGTGCCtcggcaaaaaaaaacaaacattttttttaaccatacGGTGTGCTCTGGGTTGTCAAACAAAGCTGTTTTAATGTCTCTGTAGCGTGTTGCTGTCAGAAAAGGACTGACAGGATTGGAACTATGACGGCAACCGCCGGACGTAGTCTCTGGGCAGTGCCGTATGACCCCTCCATACGGAGGTTACCAGATCAAGCATGAATCAAGGATTAGAAGAAGGAAGTTTACTTCTCTCTATCAAGTTCAACCTCTGAGTTGCGGTCTGACTGTATGCTGCCATCCTGTAGCTCCCAGGCAACTTCTGCTTGTGTAAAAACCAAATACTGTGCCGTTGCTTTGGTTTATTTTCCTGTTGCcttcatttgtttgttcattttgattCCAATCGGGAGACAACAGGGTGAACTTCAGTGAAAATTACAAGtcatgtcatttagctgacacttttatccaaagcgacttacatttgattagactaagcaaatgtggggttaaggggccaACTGTTGTGCGGACCTTGTTGTGATTGAACCTCCAACCatgcgggtctcagtcatgcaccttagccatgaGGCCAGAGGCTTCATGTATTTGTGTTGACAGAGAAGGGGGTAGTGATCATGTATTTGTGTTAACAGAGAAGGGTGTTGTGATCATGTATTTGTGTTGACAGAGAAGGGGGTAGTGATCATGTATTTGTGTTGACAGAGAAGGGGGTAGTGATCATGTATTTGTGTTGACAGAGAAGGGTGTTGTGATCATGTATTTGTGTTGACAGAGAAGGGTGTTGTGATCATGTATTTGTGTTAACAGAGAAGGGTGTTGTGatcatgtatttgtgtttgttcaatgcacaggcacagacaggctGGAGAATAAAAGGGACAGTTTGAAGGAGAGCAGCCTTCCTCCTTCAGACTACTGCGTGAGTTATTCTTCAtatctggggggagggggagttaGTTGACTGAGGAAAAGCCGgaacttttttttccaaaactgTAACattgactgaagtaaaaaaata from Conger conger chromosome 14, fConCon1.1, whole genome shotgun sequence encodes:
- the LOC133109518 gene encoding CMRF35-like molecule 5 isoform X1, with translation MELLLILALLSGIQAKDFWGPPKVTGRESESKTICCGYDEDFTSNEKYWCRGERFWSCTPVVTSSSPRNGRTSLSDKTRQFCITIKDLTVDDSGPYWCAIDIRGSDRRVPVSITVKPAVRPVAPKPEKSTENPTKKPATTSPSVGPMVTSAETTAATGSPVSPKNPTSWRGTLTILGASVGILLLVLCLACAINQACRQRACTDRLENKRDSLKESSLPPSDYCSFAEVPEILYAEVTAGKRRQPQCDIATYDNLYFHTIAEDRSPGGSVEYAAVKR
- the LOC133109518 gene encoding CMRF35-like molecule 5 isoform X2; amino-acid sequence: MELLLILALLSGIQAKDFWGPPKVTGRESESKTICCGYDEDFTSNEKYWCRGERFWSCTPVVTSSSPRNGRTSLSDKTRQFCITIKDLTVDDSGPYWCAIDIRGSDRRVPVSITVKPVRPVAPKPEKSTENPTKKPATTSPSVGPMVTSAETTAATGSPVSPKNPTSWRGTLTILGASVGILLLVLCLACAINQACRQRACTDRLENKRDSLKESSLPPSDYCSFAEVPEILYAEVTAGKRRQPQCDIATYDNLYFHTIAEDRSPGGSVEYAAVKR